One window from the genome of Eleginops maclovinus isolate JMC-PN-2008 ecotype Puerto Natales chromosome 15, JC_Emac_rtc_rv5, whole genome shotgun sequence encodes:
- the LOC134876994 gene encoding heparan sulfate glucosamine 3-O-sulfotransferase 5 has translation MLFKQQALLRQKLFVLGSLAIGSVLYLVARVGTLDRLQPICPIESRLPPREPEQIPLRTLQFKRGLLHELRKGNATKEQIRLHHLIQQLPRAIIIGVRKGGTRALLEMLNLHPAVVKASQEIHFFDNDQNYARGIDWYREKMPFSFPHQITIEKSPAYFITEEVPERIFKMNSSIKLLIIVREPTTRAVSDYTQVLEGKERKNKTYHKFEKLAVDSNTCEVNTKYKAVRTSIYTKHLERWLKYFPVEQFHIVDGDRLITDPLPELQLVERFLNLPSRISQYNLYFNATRGFYCLRFNIVFNKCLAGSKGRTHPEVDPSVVTKLQNFFHPFNQKFYQITGRTFNWP, from the exons ATGCTATTCAAACAGCAGGCGCTGCTGAGACAGAAGCTCTTCGTCCTGGGCAGCCTCGCGATCGGAAGTGTCCTCTATCTGGTGGCCAGGGTCGGGACCTTGGATAG GCTACAGCCCATTTGCCCTATTGAAAGCAGACTGCCCCCCCGTGAGCCAGAGCAGATCCCTCTCCGCACCCTGCAGTTTAAGCGTGGCCTGCTCCATGAACTACGCAAGGGCAATGCCACCAAAGAGCAGATCCGACTGCACCACCTGATCCAGCAGCTGCCTCGGGCCATCATCATTGGGGTGCGCAAGGGGGGCACCCGCGCCCTGCTGGAGATGCTCAACCTGCACCCGGCAGTGGTCAAGGCCTCGCAGGAGATCCACTTCTTTGACAACGACCAGAATTACGCACGGGGCATTGACTGGTACCGAGAGAAAATGCCCTTCTCCTTCCCTCATCAGATTACCATTGAGAAGAGCCCTGCCTACTTCATCACGGAGGAGGTCCCTGAACGCATCTTCAAGATGAACTCCTCCATCAAGCTGCTGATCATCGTCCGCGAGCCCACCACCAGGGCTGTGTCCGACTACACGCAGGTTCTGGAGGGCAAGGAGCGCAAAAACAAGACGTACCACAAGTTTGAGAAGCTGGCCGTGGACTCCAACACCTGCGAGGTGAACACCAAGTACAAAGCCGTGCGGACTAGCATCTACACCAAGCACCTGGAGCGCTGGCTCAAATACTTTCCTGTAGAGCAGTTCCACATCGTGGATGGGGACCGCCTCATCACGGACCcgctgcctgagctgcagctcgTCGAGCGCTTCCTCAACCTGCCCTCAAGGATCAGCCAGTACAACTTGTACTTCAATGCCACCAGGGGGTTTTACTGTCTGCGATTCAACATCGTCTTCAACAAGTGCCTGGCAGGCAGCAAGGGCCGCACCCACCCAGAGGTGGACCCCTCAGTGGTGACTAAACTGCAGAACTTCTTTCACCCCTTCAATCAGAAGTTTTACCAGATCACTGGGCGGACTTTCAACTGGCCATGA